In Methanosphaera sp. ISO3-F5, a genomic segment contains:
- a CDS encoding 3-isopropylmalate dehydratase small subunit — MEKIIEGRALKLGDDIDTDSILPGRYLTLSKPEDLGKHVMEGYDLHYKDKIQEGDVIVAGANFGCGSSREHAPIALKAAGIKAVVAKSFARIFYRNATNIGLPLVEAPNGPDDIEEEDILKIDLEEGTLKNKTQDKDYDFTKLPEFMFEIVENGGLIEYLNKTRFN, encoded by the coding sequence ATGGAAAAAATAATAGAAGGAAGAGCCTTAAAATTAGGAGACGACATAGACACAGACAGCATACTCCCAGGAAGATACCTAACACTAAGCAAACCAGAAGACCTAGGAAAACACGTAATGGAAGGATACGACCTACACTACAAAGACAAAATCCAAGAAGGAGACGTAATTGTAGCAGGAGCAAACTTTGGATGTGGATCAAGCCGTGAACACGCACCAATAGCCCTAAAAGCAGCAGGAATCAAAGCAGTAGTAGCAAAATCATTTGCAAGAATATTCTACCGAAACGCAACAAACATAGGACTACCCCTAGTAGAAGCACCAAACGGACCAGACGACATAGAAGAAGAAGACATACTCAAAATAGACCTAGAAGAAGGAACATTAAAAAACAAAACACAAGACAAAGACTATGACTTCACAAAACTACCAGAATTCATGTTCGAAATAGTGGAAAATGGCGGACTAATAGAATACCTAAACAAAACAAGATTTAATTAA
- a CDS encoding pro-sigmaK processing inhibitor BofA family protein, producing MIIEIIFMIGLIVVAGIILNLILDIGSTLLKIVAHIISGWILLTLVNLVPGIYIPINTLTVLISGFGGVVGTVLLAFLYLIF from the coding sequence ATGATAATAGAAATCATATTCATGATAGGGCTAATAGTTGTTGCAGGAATAATCTTAAACCTCATACTCGACATAGGAAGTACCCTGCTAAAAATTGTAGCACACATCATATCAGGATGGATACTACTAACACTAGTGAACTTAGTACCTGGAATATACATTCCAATAAATACTCTTACAGTACTAATATCCGGATTTGGAGGAGTAGTAGGTACAGTACTACTAGCATTCCTATACCTAATATTCTAA
- the mmp11 gene encoding methanogenesis marker protein 11 — MEILTPEELKEKYNDPWITPYHEILTVTDTDEEKIELIEYHPCPVGSDWMITQYKQTSPLITDAKRDGNKHTYYVKKGKTELRLKPSYQAAGIEEASIEEDEIRIVHAGLAGAGVGAAFCRGKAEGVKRIELLEKGGGSKVGRAAIITPKLKKVIIGLDDTDIPTEGATWTLANNIANEIQDEKGYKYLEHITCQLYPNNPNKTKNCVSIILVFAVKEDEKEDLISSIKSKLKEKTLSDNTAFVVYEKLDIPEAVQQYGLEAKKSMKYFDEAERIAKENNIRIEYVTGQGGLIGALAAIGLYNNPEEYAKVYYEE; from the coding sequence ATGGAAATTTTAACACCTGAAGAATTAAAAGAAAAATATAATGATCCTTGGATAACACCATACCACGAAATACTAACAGTAACCGATACCGATGAAGAAAAAATAGAACTCATAGAATACCATCCATGCCCAGTTGGTTCAGATTGGATGATAACACAATACAAACAAACCAGTCCTCTCATAACAGATGCAAAACGTGATGGAAACAAACACACCTATTATGTTAAAAAAGGTAAAACAGAACTACGTCTTAAGCCAAGTTATCAAGCAGCAGGAATAGAAGAAGCAAGTATTGAAGAAGATGAAATTAGAATAGTTCATGCAGGACTTGCTGGTGCGGGAGTTGGAGCAGCATTTTGTCGTGGGAAAGCCGAAGGCGTGAAAAGGATTGAATTACTTGAAAAAGGTGGAGGCTCAAAAGTTGGACGTGCAGCCATCATAACACCAAAACTTAAAAAAGTTATAATAGGCTTAGATGATACTGATATTCCAACAGAAGGTGCAACTTGGACATTAGCAAACAATATTGCAAATGAAATTCAGGATGAAAAAGGCTACAAATATCTTGAACATATCACTTGCCAACTATATCCAAATAATCCTAATAAAACTAAGAATTGTGTTTCAATAATACTGGTATTTGCTGTTAAAGAGGATGAGAAGGAAGATTTAATATCAAGTATTAAATCCAAACTTAAAGAAAAAACTTTATCAGACAATACTGCTTTTGTAGTATATGAAAAATTAGATATTCCAGAAGCTGTTCAACAATATGGTTTAGAAGCTAAAAAGTCAATGAAATATTTTGATGAAGCTGAACGTATTGCAAAAGAAAACAATATTCGGATAGAATATGTTACCGGACAAGGTGGACTGATTGGTGCACTTGCAGCAATAGGATTATATAACAACCCAGAAGAATATGCTAAAGTCTATTATGAAGAATAG
- a CDS encoding NAD(P)H-hydrate dehydratase, with the protein MKDILTPLEMRATDKNTEYNHIPTLVLMENAGTRIADYIVNTYPNKKKVSIYSGTGGNGGDGFVIARHLLNHGYKVRLFLLARPENIKNPDSRTNYESIKIIAQTDKNLKLNIITDSTQIQPDNSDIIVDAILGTGVNGKLRQPISSAVDTINYSPAIVLSVDVPSGLNPDNGQVVDKTVVAHTTLTLHKMKTGLLKAQKSYIGEIEVLDIGIPRVSEEYVGEGDLLKLKTPGTDSHKGQNGSVLIVGSNPDYIGAVVFAANSCLTQLVDLVYIVAPESSANIIKQYNPEFIVRGVEGKILTMDAFDMVMELSERVDAVLIGSGSGIEKETGILFNKILSSIDIPLVIDADALKLIDRDLLKDNMVLTPHKHEFTGLFGRDIPKKLDDKIRLLTQLSVEYNVTILLKDVVDIISSVDDYKLNKTGNQGMTIGGTGDLLAGLIVALATQVSPFDAAYIASFILGCAADKVLAEKGFGYGVEDILKKLKD; encoded by the coding sequence GTGAAAGACATACTAACACCATTAGAAATGAGGGCAACAGATAAAAACACGGAATATAATCATATACCTACACTGGTATTAATGGAAAATGCAGGAACAAGGATAGCAGATTATATTGTAAACACATACCCCAATAAAAAAAAGGTATCAATATATTCAGGGACTGGCGGAAATGGTGGAGACGGCTTTGTTATAGCAAGACACCTCTTGAATCATGGATATAAAGTACGTTTATTCCTATTGGCACGTCCAGAAAATATAAAAAATCCAGATTCCAGAACAAACTATGAATCAATAAAAATAATAGCTCAAACAGATAAAAACCTTAAATTAAATATTATTACAGATTCTACACAGATACAACCAGATAATTCTGATATTATAGTGGATGCAATACTGGGAACAGGAGTTAATGGAAAACTCAGACAACCAATTTCAAGTGCAGTGGATACAATAAACTATTCGCCTGCAATCGTACTGTCTGTAGATGTTCCTTCAGGATTAAACCCTGATAATGGACAGGTAGTGGATAAGACAGTGGTAGCTCACACTACACTAACATTACATAAGATGAAAACAGGATTACTTAAGGCTCAAAAGTCTTATATTGGCGAAATAGAAGTGTTGGATATAGGAATACCAAGAGTTTCAGAGGAATATGTTGGAGAGGGTGACCTTCTAAAACTTAAAACTCCCGGTACTGATTCTCATAAAGGACAAAACGGGTCCGTGTTGATAGTTGGTTCAAATCCTGATTATATTGGGGCAGTGGTCTTTGCTGCTAATAGTTGTCTGACACAACTTGTGGATTTGGTGTATATTGTTGCACCCGAATCTTCTGCTAACATAATTAAACAGTATAATCCAGAGTTTATTGTTCGAGGTGTTGAAGGTAAAATATTGACTATGGACGCATTTGACATGGTAATGGAATTATCTGAACGGGTTGATGCAGTACTTATTGGATCAGGTAGTGGGATTGAAAAGGAAACAGGAATATTATTCAATAAAATATTGTCAAGTATTGATATACCATTGGTTATTGATGCGGATGCTTTAAAATTAATTGACAGGGACTTGTTAAAAGATAATATGGTGTTAACTCCCCATAAACATGAGTTTACGGGCTTGTTTGGCAGGGATATTCCTAAAAAATTAGATGATAAAATTAGGTTATTAACACAGTTATCCGTGGAATATAATGTTACAATATTGTTGAAGGATGTTGTTGATATAATATCATCAGTGGATGATTATAAATTAAATAAAACTGGAAATCAGGGTATGACTATTGGAGGAACAGGTGATCTTCTCGCTGGATTAATTGTTGCTTTAGCAACACAAGTTTCACCATTTGATGCAGCTTATATTGCATCATTCATTTTGGGTTGTGCTGCGGATAAGGTATTGGCTGAAAAAGGTTTTGGTTATGGTGTGGAGGATATTTTAAAAAAATTAAAAGATTAG
- the fhcD gene encoding formylmethanofuran--tetrahydromethanopterin N-formyltransferase produces the protein MNSLIIEDTYAEAFNTKASHLLITAATKNLAKIAATEATGFATSFIGCPAEAGIDQYVGPENTPDGRPGYSIIICQNKTEKVEEQLLERIGQAVLTAPTTAVFNLLPDSEKQTNLGFKLAFFADGYQEKVELYDKQMYKIPVMSGDFLIEENFGIVNAVAGGNLFIMAKTQASALIAAEAAVNAIKDVPGVITPFPGGIVASGSKVGSKKYKFMHATTNEEYCPTLKDTVETTKLPEEVNGVYEIVFDGLTEESVKKATQNAINAIKSVPDVVKISAGNYGGNLGKYKINLIE, from the coding sequence ATGAATTCACTAATAATAGAAGACACATATGCAGAAGCATTCAATACGAAAGCATCACATTTATTAATCACAGCAGCAACAAAAAACTTGGCAAAAATAGCTGCAACAGAAGCAACAGGATTTGCAACATCATTCATAGGATGTCCTGCAGAAGCAGGTATTGACCAGTATGTAGGCCCAGAAAACACGCCAGACGGAAGACCGGGCTATTCAATAATAATCTGTCAGAACAAAACAGAAAAGGTAGAAGAACAATTACTTGAACGAATAGGACAAGCAGTATTGACCGCACCAACAACAGCAGTTTTTAACTTGTTACCTGATAGTGAAAAACAAACAAACTTAGGCTTTAAATTAGCATTCTTTGCAGATGGATACCAGGAAAAAGTAGAATTATACGATAAGCAAATGTATAAGATACCTGTAATGTCAGGGGACTTCCTTATAGAAGAAAACTTCGGAATAGTAAATGCAGTAGCTGGAGGAAACCTATTCATAATGGCAAAAACACAAGCTTCAGCACTAATAGCAGCAGAAGCAGCAGTTAATGCAATAAAAGATGTTCCTGGAGTTATAACTCCATTTCCTGGTGGGATAGTTGCATCAGGTTCAAAAGTAGGATCTAAAAAATATAAATTCATGCACGCAACAACAAATGAAGAATATTGTCCAACACTCAAAGACACTGTAGAAACAACAAAACTGCCCGAAGAAGTTAACGGAGTATATGAAATAGTATTTGACGGACTCACAGAAGAAAGTGTTAAAAAAGCTACACAAAATGCAATTAATGCAATAAAATCAGTACCGGATGTTGTTAAAATTTCTGCAGGAAACTATGGTGGCAACCTGGGAAAATATAAGATAAACCTAATAGAATAA
- the hypF gene encoding carbamoyltransferase HypF, whose product MKEYTAHLLVDGIVQGVGFRPTVYRLAKVMNLNGYVRNMGNIVEIIIQGTIDDINLFVDELQEYKPVRSEINDIKVEIKEEVTQENKYTDFTIITSSNKLSGSAVIPPDMSICDECLNEILNTKDHHYYYPFTACTNCGPRFTLIDEVPYDRKNTTMDDFPLCSFCNQEYTDPLNRRYHAEATCCPDCGPQVYLYKDGQIPSRDPIREASRLIDEGNILAIKGIGGTHLVCKTSTDDAIEKLRERLGRYTQPFACMTPDMQTAKLFVDYTEEEKKILESVARPIVVLNKSEDYCLSKKLSPGLHNQGIMLPYTGLHHLLFKYTIEPAYVMTSANMPGNPMLINNEEIVDKLDNIADYYLLHNRTILNRCDDSVIRFRNGKPGFIRRSRGYVPKPFDFSNINVTDNILAVGPELDVTFSVLKDGKCYPSQHIGNTSKFQTLEFMEDAIKHLLKLTRCDNIDYIAADMHPEFNTTKLAKELSEEYDAEMIQVQHHHAHAASLMAEHKLDEMVVIAADGVGYGEDGNIWGGEVLYLNNTGHYINHGGLELQPMPGGDLSTKYPIRMAMGILYDAMDTEELRRIMKTNYASYFKYGEKEVDITLKQLENNFNTAYTSSMGRVLDSISVLLGISRNRGYEGECSMKLESSAREGFDVLDILLESRLADDRNIINTSSLLVDVLDLINSGVLVEEIACACQRALAEKLAQLAVATAKAHGTDVIGVTGGVFYNEFISEVVKTYVEQEGYVFVQHEQTCSGDGSVSMGQCAIVGWQKNSI is encoded by the coding sequence ATGAAAGAATATACTGCACACTTATTAGTAGATGGAATAGTACAAGGAGTAGGTTTCAGACCAACAGTATACCGACTAGCAAAAGTAATGAACCTAAACGGATACGTACGTAACATGGGAAACATAGTTGAAATAATAATACAAGGAACAATAGATGACATAAACCTATTCGTAGACGAACTACAAGAATATAAGCCAGTACGTTCAGAAATAAATGATATAAAAGTAGAAATCAAAGAAGAAGTCACACAAGAAAACAAATACACAGACTTCACAATAATCACCAGCAGCAACAAACTATCCGGATCAGCAGTAATACCACCAGACATGAGCATATGTGACGAATGCCTAAACGAAATACTAAACACAAAAGACCACCATTATTACTATCCATTCACAGCATGCACAAACTGTGGACCAAGATTCACACTAATAGATGAAGTACCCTATGACAGAAAAAACACAACAATGGACGATTTCCCATTATGCTCATTCTGCAACCAGGAATACACAGACCCACTAAACAGAAGATACCATGCAGAAGCAACATGCTGTCCAGACTGCGGACCACAAGTATACCTATACAAAGATGGACAAATACCATCAAGAGACCCGATAAGAGAAGCAAGCAGACTAATAGATGAAGGAAACATACTGGCAATAAAAGGAATAGGCGGAACACACCTAGTATGCAAAACATCAACAGATGATGCAATAGAAAAACTAAGAGAAAGACTCGGAAGATACACCCAACCATTCGCATGCATGACACCAGACATGCAAACAGCCAAACTATTCGTAGACTACACAGAAGAAGAAAAAAAAATACTAGAATCAGTAGCAAGACCAATAGTAGTACTAAACAAATCAGAAGACTACTGCTTATCCAAAAAACTATCACCAGGACTGCACAACCAGGGAATAATGCTACCCTACACAGGACTACACCACCTCCTATTCAAATACACAATAGAACCAGCATATGTAATGACATCAGCAAACATGCCAGGAAACCCAATGCTAATAAACAATGAAGAAATAGTAGACAAACTAGATAACATAGCAGACTACTACCTACTACACAACAGAACAATACTAAACAGATGCGACGATAGTGTAATACGATTCAGAAACGGAAAACCAGGATTCATAAGAAGATCAAGAGGATACGTGCCAAAACCATTCGACTTCTCCAACATAAACGTTACAGACAACATACTAGCCGTAGGACCAGAATTAGATGTGACCTTTTCAGTACTAAAAGATGGAAAATGCTACCCATCACAACACATAGGAAACACATCAAAATTCCAAACACTAGAATTCATGGAAGACGCAATAAAACACTTACTAAAACTAACAAGATGTGACAACATAGACTACATCGCTGCAGACATGCACCCAGAATTCAACACAACAAAACTAGCAAAGGAACTATCAGAAGAATACGATGCAGAAATGATACAAGTACAACATCACCATGCACACGCAGCAAGCCTGATGGCAGAACATAAACTAGACGAAATGGTAGTTATAGCAGCAGATGGAGTAGGCTATGGTGAAGACGGAAACATATGGGGAGGAGAAGTACTCTACCTGAACAACACTGGACACTACATAAACCATGGAGGACTAGAATTACAACCAATGCCTGGAGGAGATCTAAGCACAAAATATCCAATAAGGATGGCAATGGGAATACTCTATGATGCAATGGATACTGAAGAACTAAGAAGAATAATGAAAACAAACTATGCATCATACTTCAAATATGGAGAAAAAGAAGTGGACATAACCCTAAAACAACTAGAAAATAACTTCAACACAGCATACACTAGTAGTATGGGAAGAGTATTAGACAGTATAAGTGTTTTATTAGGAATAAGCAGAAACAGGGGATACGAAGGAGAATGTTCCATGAAACTAGAATCATCAGCAAGAGAAGGATTCGACGTACTGGACATACTCCTTGAATCAAGATTAGCAGATGATAGGAATATAATAAATACAAGCTCATTACTGGTAGATGTTCTTGACTTAATAAATAGTGGAGTACTAGTAGAAGAAATAGCATGTGCATGCCAAAGAGCACTGGCCGAAAAATTAGCACAATTAGCAGTAGCAACTGCAAAAGCACATGGTACTGATGTGATTGGAGTAACCGGCGGAGTATTCTATAATGAATTCATATCAGAAGTAGTTAAAACATATGTTGAACAGGAAGGTTACGTCTTCGTACAACATGAACAAACATGTTCAGGAGATGGAAGTGTATCTATGGGACAATGTGCCATTGTAGGATGGCAAAAAAATTCCATTTAA
- the ribH gene encoding 6,7-dimethyl-8-ribityllumazine synthase — MIKIGAVVAEFNFDITSMMLELAKEHAKFLDAEITEIIAVPGVYDMPIAIKKLLDDGNVDAVITLGAVIEGDTEHDEIVVQHAARKITDLSLEYNKPVTLGISGPGMTRLEAHQRVEYGKRAVEAAVKLVKRLA, encoded by the coding sequence ATGATAAAAATAGGAGCCGTAGTAGCAGAATTCAATTTTGATATTACAAGCATGATGTTAGAATTAGCAAAAGAACATGCAAAATTCTTAGATGCAGAAATTACAGAAATAATTGCAGTACCAGGCGTATACGATATGCCTATAGCAATCAAAAAATTATTAGATGATGGAAATGTAGATGCTGTAATCACACTCGGTGCAGTAATCGAAGGAGACACAGAACACGATGAAATAGTTGTTCAACATGCAGCAAGAAAAATTACAGACCTATCACTAGAATACAACAAACCAGTAACCCTAGGAATATCCGGTCCGGGTATGACAAGACTTGAAGCACATCAACGTGTAGAATACGGAAAACGTGCAGTAGAAGCAGCAGTAAAACTTGTTAAAAGGTTAGCATAA
- a CDS encoding isocitrate/isopropylmalate family dehydrogenase produces the protein MYNIAVIPGDGIGEEVVKATTTVLDKLDVEFNYTHAIAGDKCKEETGVPLPDETIQIAKESDAVLFGAAGETAADVIVRLRHELSTFVNLRPVKSLQPEKYGNIDFMIVRENTEDLYIGDEEETPEGAIARKKITKAASDKICEYAFKYAKDTGRKKVTAVHKANVLKISDGLFKKCFYETAEKYPEIESNDFYVDATAMYLITNPLDFEVIVTSNLYGDILSDEGAGLVGGLGMIPSANIGDENGLFEPVHGSAPDIAGQGIANPVATILSACMMLDYLGESESARRIEDIIVEVIQEGKIVTPDLGGTASTQEMAEYIASKI, from the coding sequence ATGTATAACATAGCAGTAATTCCAGGAGACGGAATAGGAGAAGAAGTAGTAAAAGCAACAACAACAGTACTAGACAAACTTGACGTTGAATTTAACTACACCCATGCAATAGCCGGAGACAAATGTAAAGAAGAAACAGGCGTACCACTCCCAGACGAAACCATACAAATTGCAAAAGAATCAGATGCAGTACTATTCGGAGCAGCAGGAGAAACTGCAGCAGACGTAATCGTAAGATTAAGACATGAACTAAGCACATTCGTAAACCTAAGACCAGTAAAATCATTACAACCAGAAAAATATGGAAACATAGACTTCATGATTGTAAGAGAAAACACTGAAGACTTATACATAGGAGACGAAGAAGAAACACCAGAAGGTGCAATAGCAAGAAAAAAAATAACCAAAGCAGCATCAGACAAAATATGCGAATATGCATTCAAATATGCAAAAGATACTGGAAGAAAAAAAGTAACTGCAGTACATAAAGCAAACGTTCTCAAAATATCCGATGGACTATTCAAAAAATGCTTCTATGAAACAGCAGAAAAATATCCTGAAATAGAATCAAATGACTTCTACGTAGATGCAACAGCAATGTACCTTATTACAAACCCTCTCGACTTCGAAGTAATTGTAACAAGTAACTTATACGGAGACATATTATCTGATGAAGGAGCAGGACTTGTTGGTGGCCTCGGAATGATACCATCCGCAAACATTGGAGACGAAAACGGTTTATTTGAACCAGTACACGGATCAGCACCAGACATTGCAGGACAAGGAATTGCAAACCCTGTTGCAACAATACTATCAGCATGTATGATGCTTGACTACCTTGGAGAATCAGAATCAGCACGCAGAATAGAAGACATTATCGTTGAAGTTATCCAGGAAGGAAAAATTGTAACACCAGACCTGGGTGGAACAGCATCAACACAGGAAATGGCAGAATACATTGCAAGCAAAATATAA
- the larB gene encoding nickel pincer cofactor biosynthesis protein LarB — MRDILMRLINGEISIESAENELKIMQIHEIGDNIKFDSTRENRVGVPEAVYSQGKSDEDLLKIINNINFIDNLMITRLPEDRFNSIKNKINEDVLEKSTYYNNASILTINKKEPKKCKGKVGIITAGTADIPIAEESRITLQQAGYKVVTTYDVGVAGIHRLIDKIAYILEEKVDIIITLAGMEGALPSVVAGIVDMPVIAVPTSTGYGVGEKGFTALFAMLQSCAPGIATMNIDNGYGAAVYAITILKQIEKRVNEGY; from the coding sequence ATGAGAGATATTTTGATGAGATTGATTAATGGTGAGATTAGTATTGAAAGTGCTGAAAATGAGCTTAAGATTATGCAGATTCATGAGATTGGTGATAATATTAAGTTTGATTCTACTCGTGAGAATAGGGTTGGTGTTCCTGAGGCTGTTTATTCTCAGGGAAAAAGTGATGAAGACTTGCTGAAAATAATCAACAATATCAATTTTATAGACAATTTAATGATAACAAGACTCCCTGAAGACAGGTTTAATTCCATTAAGAATAAAATAAATGAAGATGTTCTGGAAAAATCAACTTATTATAATAACGCATCTATATTAACCATTAACAAAAAAGAGCCGAAAAAATGTAAAGGAAAAGTAGGCATAATAACAGCAGGAACAGCAGACATACCCATAGCAGAAGAATCAAGAATAACCCTACAACAAGCAGGATACAAAGTAGTAACAACATACGACGTTGGAGTAGCAGGAATACACAGACTAATAGATAAAATAGCATACATACTAGAAGAAAAAGTCGATATCATAATAACCCTTGCAGGAATGGAAGGAGCCTTACCATCAGTAGTAGCAGGAATAGTAGACATGCCAGTAATAGCCGTACCAACATCCACAGGATACGGAGTTGGAGAAAAAGGATTCACAGCACTATTTGCAATGCTACAATCATGCGCCCCAGGTATTGCAACAATGAACATTGACAACGGATACGGAGCAGCAGTATATGCAATAACAATACTAAAACAAATAGAAAAAAGAGTAAACGAAGGATACTGA
- the hacA gene encoding homoaconitase large subunit codes for MSMTITEKILAKASGKNKVEAGEIVMADIDIAMVHDLTGPLTLQALEQINTDKVWDPEKIVIPFDHQVPADTLDAAKNHQILREFVKEQGITNFYDVYEGVCHQVVPEKGHALPGTVIVGSDSHTCTNGALGAFSTGIGSTDMAMVFATGQLWFKVPETNRFNITGKLQENVTSKDVILNIIGQVGQDGSTYKSCEYAGETIQNMEMSDRMVLSNMAIEMGGKTGIVEPDKITDEYLKNRTNKTYTKFTTDLDAPSLNTIDIDVSDLEPQVACPSHVDNVKPASEVEDVEIDQVFIGSCTNGRLKDLQQAAKVLKGNKIKEGVRTLVIPASRTIYQQALKEGLMDIFVEAGALVCNPCCGPCLGGHIGLIGDGEVSLSTSNRNFKGRQGSPEGKVYLSSPIVAAESALTGHITSPENK; via the coding sequence ATGTCAATGACAATAACTGAAAAAATATTAGCAAAAGCTTCAGGAAAAAATAAAGTAGAAGCTGGAGAAATAGTAATGGCAGACATAGACATTGCTATGGTACACGACTTAACCGGACCACTAACACTCCAAGCACTCGAACAAATAAATACAGATAAAGTATGGGACCCAGAAAAAATAGTAATCCCATTTGACCACCAAGTACCAGCAGACACATTAGACGCTGCAAAAAACCACCAAATTTTAAGAGAATTTGTAAAAGAACAAGGAATAACTAATTTTTACGATGTATACGAAGGAGTATGTCACCAAGTAGTACCAGAAAAAGGACATGCACTACCAGGAACAGTAATTGTAGGAAGTGACTCACACACCTGTACAAACGGAGCACTCGGAGCATTCTCAACAGGAATAGGATCAACAGATATGGCAATGGTATTTGCTACAGGACAACTCTGGTTCAAAGTACCAGAAACCAACAGATTCAACATAACAGGTAAACTACAAGAAAACGTAACAAGTAAAGACGTAATCCTAAACATTATAGGACAAGTAGGACAAGACGGATCAACATACAAATCATGCGAATACGCAGGAGAAACCATACAAAACATGGAAATGTCAGACCGTATGGTACTAAGTAACATGGCAATAGAAATGGGCGGAAAAACAGGTATAGTAGAACCAGACAAAATAACAGACGAATACCTTAAAAATAGGACAAACAAAACATACACAAAATTCACAACAGACCTTGACGCACCAAGCCTAAACACAATAGACATAGACGTAAGTGACCTAGAACCACAAGTAGCATGTCCAAGCCACGTAGACAATGTAAAACCAGCAAGTGAAGTAGAAGACGTAGAAATAGACCAAGTATTCATAGGTTCATGTACCAATGGAAGACTAAAAGACCTACAACAAGCAGCAAAAGTACTTAAAGGAAACAAAATCAAAGAAGGAGTAAGAACACTTGTAATACCAGCATCAAGAACCATCTACCAACAAGCACTAAAAGAAGGACTAATGGACATATTCGTAGAAGCAGGAGCACTCGTATGCAACCCATGCTGTGGACCATGCCTCGGAGGACACATAGGATTAATAGGAGACGGAGAAGTAAGCCTATCAACATCCAACCGTAACTTCAAAGGAAGACAAGGAAGTCCAGAAGGAAAAGTATACCTAAGTTCACCAATAGTAGCAGCAGAAAGTGCATTAACAGGACACATCACATCACCTGAAAACAAATAA